The sequence GTGCAAGTGCAGGACGAAGGAGGGTTTCATCTATATTTGTTCATGTAAACACTCCATACTGCTGTCAGCCAGTTTGACGTGCTGGGGGTGTTAATTTGGTCACAAAGCTGACTCTGACACCGTTGTGTGTTTGCCTTCAGCCTTCAGCCTTCTGCCTTCAAGGTTGTAAAGGCAGTGTGATCAAGGCATGCAGCAAAAGAAATGTTCAGAGCAGAGAATATGAATCTGACAAATGCTGCATCTGTCTGAATCCTCTGGAGCAATAACACAATGCGACCATTCAATGACATCTGACAAACAGATTGCTAAGTAGGCCACATATACTGAAATATATTGGAAATGGTCATCATTTCAAATAGGAACATAGAGCAGCTTTGTGTGCTGTTTGGTACTTTTACTGCATTGATGAATAAAGATAATAATTCCTGATAGTCTTCATGATTAAAGATCTAACAGTTTGCTAGAGGAGTCGGCCTGCAGAGAAAGAACtatagtataatacatttttgaacGGCCTGttggaatattacagtgatacaaTAGGAGATAAAGAAAATACCATAAgaatgataaggtcactataaggaatatataggaatattatagtgatttttcattgggTACTCTAAAGATGATTGAATACAGTATGGCTGAATAATGGCACCTGAATATCTAGAccagtcgtgtgtgtgtttgaggacaAGATACTACTGTCAGCAGCTTCTCATTTAAACGTGATTTCAGGATAATTACATAAAtcattccctctccctctctctctctctccctctctctctctctctggcagacTCGTGATGACTTTCTGGGCCAGGTGGACGTACCTTTACACCAGATACCGGTGAGTCCTGACTCGTTTGCGGATGGTTGCTTGAAATCCTCGCTACTTTCTTACATGAATGTTTGTGAGTGGAAAGTAGTTTGCTGTTGTACAACTACATCATCGCCTTATTTTAGATCACGTTAACTGAATCAACTGAATCTAATTTGTTTTGCCGTAGCATTTGCGAGCACTTGACCTTAATCTCATCCATGTCAGCATGTGAATGTAAACATGCGCACCCTCATTCGAGTGTCTGTTCCACATCGCTGTCTATAGTTTTGGAAATACAGTCCATCATGTTTGTTATGTTCCTGCTGATGTTTTATTATAAATAGAACACCCACAGGTTGGCCCCATAGTACAGTTTCACCATCCTTTCACATGATGGTACTTTTACTGTTGATATAGTACAGTATGTTACATGATGCCGTACAGtacatctattttattttgtgcaGCTGTCAAAGTGTTTGAAGTATTAAAGCGTTCCCTTTTATTGGttttattggggtttttttattttttatttttttcagacagAAAATCCTAATACAGAAAGGCCATACACATTCAAGGATTTTCTGCTTCACCCAAGAAGGTTGGCATTATTTCATGGTTATTTaatcctttctctttccttgttATACATTCCATTCTTACACATTTTAGCACATTCTTTCTAATTTTGCAGGAGAAATGATATGGTCACAGTGTACACTTTATTTCTAAGCTTCCCTGATGAGAATTATTACTTATGTTCTCAGAAACGTTACCTTTGATATGTTTGTCGTTCCCACGCAGCCACAAGTCCAGAGTCAAGGGTCATCTGCGTCTCAAAATGACTTATCTGCCAAAAGACTCTGCCTCAGATGAGGACGCTCCAGATCAGACCGAGGACACGGATGTAAGTCCAGCTTATCCTTTTACAGCAATCAGTTAACTCCCATCTTCTTATCATCAcagctcctcttccttcttctgttGCATTTGCCTGTACAATGATCCTTCTCATCCGTTCATTATACTGTTTCTGTTCCCCCTAATTTGGTTGGTGCTCAGCCATCATCCGGTAGCATGAAAAACTCCAGTGTATTTATGATAACAGTCTGAAGGAAAAGAAGCCAGGCTTGTTCTACCAGACTTTAATATTGTCAAGTCCAACAGCCTAAAGGGTGTTAAGCTGTCCTGATGGAGGCTAATGACTAATAAACacctactagtactactaacaAACCTCAAGAGAAAATTTAGAAAATTCACATGTTCAATTCACATGTGTTATGACCTTGGACAGTTCACTGTATATGAAAATCAGCAGCACTCCAGAGAACCAAGAGTCAAATCACTCTCTTTCTGGACACTTTCTGGAGTTGCTACGCTGACAAGTAATTAGAGATtgtcttttaaaatgtatttgagcTTTTAGTGTCACTTGTTTTCACCAACAGCAACAGTTTCAACTATTcaagatcataggaataacatgaGTTCTTTCTGAGCATGGATTTTTAATGTAAGCCTTGGCTTAAAACACCATGTCCATAAGGCCAGCCTATATTTGTCCCACTGTGGTCCCATGGCCTTTGAGGAATATGCTGACAACCTCTTTAGAATGATCTGGAGCCGACCCAGAGCTCTAGTCCGCATGATAGCCAGTGAGTTTTCTAACCAGCAGCCAAGTCTCCTTTGACTTGAGGCAATAGGATATTGTGTCCACGCTGCCTGTGCTGGGTTGTGAAACATTTTTCTTATGTTCTACAGCCTGGTTGGGAGTTTCTGGAGGGCCAGGACATGTCGGGTCCCAGGCACAACCACCAGCTGCCTGCCCTGCCCCCTGGCTGGGAGGAGCGGCAGGACAACCTGGGGAGAACCTACTACGTCAACCATGAGAGCAGAACCACACAGTGGCACAGACCCACCATACAGTAAGACCGCTTCCCACTCTGCAGCGCAGTTTCAATATTTACCTTCATTAAGCAGTGCGTCATTATAATATGTGAGCACATGGGGAGGGCCTCTTGCTTTTGGGAgttaaatatttgtgtgtgtgtgtgtgtgtgtgtgtgtgtgtgtgtcccttgcACAGAGACAGTGAGGTGGAGACACAAAGAAGACAGGACATTAACATGGAGGCCCAGCATGCATTCATTACTCGCAGACAGATCTCAGACCACGATGAGAACGACAGGCGAGAGTCTCCTGAGGTAATTCTGACTTACTGGATTAACATACCTCACATACGTTAAAAACAACATATGTTCAATTAAAATGCATTCACCTGCACCCTGATGAGAACAGAGGCTGAAACGTTGTATGTATAAATGTTGATAGTTCTGTTTAATTCTTTTGCAAGAGATAAGTGTTCGGTCTGCTAGTTTTCTTTTGTATTTAACTGGACCTGTTGACCTGCACTTTCCTTGGATGTGCGTTCTCAGCctttaaatatttgaatatgttaaaatgtattgtcattaacatatGCTGTGTTGGAAAGTAACACAAATTTGCATTGTCCCAAAGGAGACAAACAGatgttttaaaaatgacatCTTTTTTTAAGTGCACTTTCTACCCCGGTCAAGATGTTTAGTTAAGCTGAGTAATTTGGCAGAAGTGTTGTTTTTACATCGAACTTCTATCCTGCCATCGCGAGATCCCACCTAGTGTGCTTCATGAGTCTTTTCTGTCTTGTCCTCTAGAGCTGGGAGATCATAACAGAAGATGACTCCACCTTCTACCACAGCAGTAACCAGCTCTCAAGTCCTCCACCGCTGGAGTTCCACGCTTTCTGCGAGGACCTGGAAAACATCCAAGTATCAGGGGCCACACCTGGCGAGCAACGCACCTCCCAGACGGTGAATAATTTCCTGCTGTGATTATATAATACATAATGAGATTAACATGAACCACGAGCCATCagtgagagatggaaagagatggagagtaTGTGCTTATTAATGGCCTGGTAATGACTGTTGTGTTTGACACATCCTTCCCCTCTGCTGCAGGATCATGCTAGTAATTCAAGCCATTCCAGTCACAGAGGAAGTGCGCAGACCTCTACAGGAGAGGAACATCCTGTTAATCCTGTGGTGTGTATCTCACTCCCTGATGAAACCCTTCCCAACTAGCTTTCACCAGCCCTGTCTTGGAGCTTCTTATTGTTACAGTATACTCTTCTCCACGTTCAAGATTCTTCAGCTTATCTTTTATCATGTAGGCATCACAGTTTCCATCAATTCCTGTGGTCAGAAAGTAAGGCAGTAGCTTTAGTGAGGTTATACTTCCTTTGTGGGCTATAATGTAACTTAAAGAGCTTGAGGTTTTCAGTATTGATtactttatttcctttttctaCTATTCAATAGCTGCTACCAACCTCAGTTGGGCTCCCTCCAGGCtgggaggagaagcaggacaGTAAAGGAAGACGCTACTATGTCAACCACAACAGCCAAACCACTACATGGACACGACCCCTCGTTCAGGTAGACAGCGGTGTCTTTCTCACTCTAGTTGACGGGGGCAAGCGGTATGCACTCTCTGCATGGCAATTCTTAAAGTGAATTCTTCCAGAACATGTTTAGTTATGGCACTATTATTCACATTCTTCTATCCAAATCTATCCATTATGCATCTGTATGCAATCCAGTCAGTTGGTCCAAACCAGTATTGCCTGGTCATATATTTTTCCGTTGGACAGACGACCTCAGAGGCAGCAGCGCAGAGTGTTTTGTCCCAGAGCCCCACAGTGTACCACCCCCCCATGTCCCCCGAGGAGTCTCCCCAGCACTCCCCATGCCCAGAGCCAACATACGAATGTGGCTTTATGCCTGCTGGTTGGGAGGTTCGCAGCTCTCCCAGCGGAAGACCCTTTTTCATCGACCACAACACAAAGACTACTACCTGGGTGAGAAAGCAACAGACTCAAGGTCTCCAGGTTTATTCTCTCCTCCCAAACACCAAGGATCTAACCTCTAAGCAaaatatgttgttgtgttgctggCCAGTAGCTATGCAGTACATTGGCAGCTTAGCTTTAGACACTGAGGCATACAAAGCCTTTTTGTCTTGTGTCTGCATTAGGAACTGTCCAGGACAGAGTAGACCCAGCCTGGTTACTGCGTTCTGGTCTGGTGATTCCCTGATCTGCTCTGGTCCTGGTTGACGTTCTTTTTTCCGAGatagaaaagtctttttcagaACAATGTGGAAACTTTATTTGGGTCACCCATGAAGACCTCTACAACAGTCCTTTATTTGCCTTTAATATTTTAGTGGGAAGGTAGTTTACATATGGTGGCTTGGTTGTTGCTCGCTTTGCtcataattattattgaaaaGCATAGTCTTTACCATTCACCTGCTTCACCACCGTTCTCTGTGTCATCAATTTAAACATTTCCTGTTTGTCTGAAACACTTCCTGTTTGTCTGCCTCTAAACAGGAAGATCCCAGGTTAAAGATTCCTGTGCACATGAGGAGGAGACCCTCACTCGACCCAGCTGATCTTGGCCCTTTGCCGGTAAATCCATCATTGATATTATTTCCTGGAACAAAAATCAGTTGAAAAGCATTTATCAACACTAATGTCTAAGACATCAGGCAAAATGGCATATATAGCATAAATGTTGATAGTAAATCATATTTGATATGAAAAGCCAACCCATTGAAGAATTGGACAACTATTGCACTGTTACAGAGGAGAAACCTACAGCGTCTTAGTCTGGTAACATATTTGTTATTTCCCTAGCCTGGCTGGGAGGAGAGGGTCCACAGTGATGGGAGGATATTCTACATAGATCACAGTGCGTATGACATATAATACTGAAAATACATCTCGGACACATATGTGGTAATGAATGGCTTTCATTATTAATGAATAACTTATGTTGTCCTGTATTTCTTAGACACCAGGACCACACAATGGGATGATCCCAGATTACAGAACTCGGCTATAACTGGACCAGTGAGTATAGATTGTATTTGTCTTCCTCTGTAATGTGACATAAGCATAGAATCAAAGCCTATCTCTATTTATAGTTTCTAAGTTTCCCATAAATATGCATAATTGACCATAGGTCATATGGTTGAAATTGATTTGTGGTCACTGGAAACTATCCCCTGTCAATTACAGGCAGTGCCTTATTCCAGAGATTATAAACAGAAGTACGACTACTTCCGGAAGAAGCTGAAGAAACCGGTGAGCTGAACGCCTTCAAAAGAAGGCTATAAATAAGGATGAAATGTTTATAACTACCTCTAAACCTGCAAATATTTTGACAGAACTATTCTTAGAACTATTCTTGGATCACTAGGACTGGATAGTGTTGCTTTTACCTCTGGTGTCACGTTGTTACAGTGTGTTTCTCTAGACAATGCTAAGACCTCTCATACCTCAAGCATGCCATATTCATTTAATCTGTAGGTGATCATAAAACCTTTCTACATGAAACTCAGTAATGCATTTTTCCCCAGGCCGACATCCCCAACCGGTTTGAGATGAAGCTGAGGCGGAACGCGGTGCTGGAGGATTCGTACCGACGCATCCTGTCCGTTAAGAGGGCCGACTTCCTCAAGGCGCGGCTGTGGGTGGAgtttgagggagagaaaggcctGGACTACGGGGGCGTGGCCAGGGAGTGGTTCTTCCTCATCTCCAAGGAGATGTTCAACCCTTACTATGGACTGTTTGAGTATTCTGCCACGTGAgtccagttttgtttttgtttgtttttaacctcCTCTAACAGTGTTATACATCATGAAAGCAATCAGAGGAGGTCTGGAATTGATCACACAGAGATCCAGAACAGCTTTGTTTTGCCCAGatgttcctctttctctcattgaCATAAAAGTTTAGAGGAAAACTTCTTGGTGCTCTGGTTAATTGTGaaacaatacataaaaacatgccCATTCAAGACATTCAGGACTGACGCTCTGCCTGCAGGGTTTCTATACAGGTCTGGAAAGATAAACATTAAATCCAGATTTACATATTACTGCCTATTTTATGTAGATGTTGGCCCATTGCCATCTCATGTATTGTGATATTTGctgttgtgaagaataatatTTGGTTATAGTGTGGCAGGCCATATTTAACAGTCAAAATCAACAAATGCCATAAAGAAAATAGGGTCTGGAAAAAGTttgtaattttgaaatggaaaatgtagaGGAACCCTGTTCTCCATGGTGCAAATAATGCTTCCTAAGTTGTGATAAACAAGAATGAAAGTACAGATTTAAGTCATTTCTTTGCTAATCTTTCTTAATTAGCTAGTTCACAACCACAGAATTCAGTGGTGTATGTTGTCTTATAATGGTTGCGATTTAAATCCACCTAAAAACGTGCTAAGCATCTGTGGGCAGGAAGCAAAAGGTTTATACTTTGAAGTGCCTCTACCATAATTACGATATGATATGATGTATGTGTTTCAGGGACAACTACACATTGCAGATCAACCCTAACTCAGGTTTATGTAACGAGGACCACCTGTCCTACTTCAAGTTCATTGGCCGTGTGGCAGGCATGGCCGTATATCACGGCAAGCTGCTCGACGGTGAGTGCTTACTGATCACATTCCACTCATTAAAAGTATTTATAATTGCTGTtagtaaaatatttttgaagGGCAGGGGGATCAGATTGGATTGTGGGATTTTATAGATTCTGACATCTGTTTGTTTCCCTCAAAGCCTTCTTCATTCGGCCTTTCTACAAGATGATGCTGCAGAAGCCCATCACTCTGCAGGACATGGAGTCTGTGGTGAGTGTCTGGGTTACACTCTCATTTAAAATAGATGAAATAGGTGTCACTGTCAATCACACACTACAAATTACAGATATTCTGGTACCTATaaatatttttgtgtttatatgtttatatgtttaaCAATCGTCTTTCCAGGACAGCGAGTATTTCAACTCTTTGATGTGGATTTTGGAAAATGACCCGACAGACTTGGATTTGAGGTTCACCATTGACGAGGAGCTGTTTGGACAGGTTCGCTCAACATCTTTTCTTTACCTCGTCGCCTTTCAGCTCGATGCTACGTGGTTATCTGTGTCATTAATATGACGTATCCCATGCTTCCCGTTTAGACACACCAGCATGAACTGAAGCCGGGCGGCACGGAGATTGTTGTCACTGACGAAAACAAGAAAGAATATATCCAGTAAGCAGCAGCAGCGTTCCTAGctcaaacaaagagaaagcACATTTTAATCAAATGTAACAGTTTGTACACTaatctgttgtttttgcttGGCAGTCTGGTCATGCAGTGGAGGTTTGTGAACCGGATACAGAAGCAGATGACAGCCTTCAAGGAGGTAAATCAtttcttaatttatttttgtgtgtaacATAGTTGTAATCTGAATTTAAAGAATGAATATACAAATCTGGCACACTTTTCTCTTGAGTCTTAGGGTTTCTATGAGTTGATACCCCAGGATCTTGTCAAGATCTTTGATGAGAATGAGCTAGAGGTGAGTTTTCAGCCCATCACTCCTAACTGGAGCTGGATCAGATTCTTTCCACTGAGATGAGCGATGTTgatgatctgtctgtctgcccccccccccagctgctAATGTGCGGTCTTGGAGACGTGGATGTGAACGACTGGCGGGAGAACACCAAGTATAAGAACGGCTACTGCTCCAACCAGCCAGTCATCCAGTGGTTTTGGAAAGTAAGACAACTTTCCATTTCAGGAGCCAACAAGCTAATCTGTGGTGTGGAATCAATTGGGCTGTAAACCTTAAAGTGTTTTCTGTTCCATTAAGAAGGGCtttaatgtgcatgtgtgtttttgtcatagACTGTGCTGCTGATGGACGCCGAAAAGCGAATCCGGCTTCTGCAGTTTGTGACGGGAACATCCAGGGTGCCCATGAATGGCTTTGCTGAACTCTATGGTGAGTTTTTCTCAACAGTTTCTAGCTTTGCGGAGAGGTTCGGCTAATTGATATTATAAGTACTGCATTAATAATGAGAGTATGTTCAGCCTGGTCTATTACGTTTTATGTCCAAATGAGTTATCTTATTTCTGTATGAGTTTACTATCCACTGTACATCAGATCATTTTCCTCTATACTTCACAGTATCCACCTATCTTAATGGGACACTTGGCTTTAACTGCTTTTTTTTGGATCCATGCAAATTTATTACAGTTTAAATCAAAcactatgattttttttttcccgctcTCATCTTATTTGTCGTTTGTTGTTCCAGGGTCTAACGGGCCGCAGCTGTTCACCATCGAGCAGTGGGGAACACGCGACAAACTGCCCCGAGCCCACACATGGTGAGCACTTCAGGGACTTTTCCTGAATATTCCTCACAGTTGGGATTGTGCACAAGTGCATTTTCTCACAGTCAACTATTCAGCGTGTGCTGAAATTTTAAAAGGCTAAAGCAGATTATGGACAAAAAGAATCACTTGCTTTCTGAGATGATTCAGCATTGTTGAGATGGAGCCATCGTACAACAACTCTGCTCCACATACCTTACACTGAACAAGATTGTCTTTTACTTTATTGAAGTTTGCCCATGCTGGGTTTTTGTGTGGCTTTGATAATGACATAATTGCTACCAAAAGCAGCTACCTGAGGATGAGCACAAAACGACGCCAGAGAGTGTGGAGGGTTGAAGCCCTCTAGTGGCTGCTGTACAGTTATAA is a genomic window of Centroberyx gerrardi isolate f3 chromosome 1, fCenGer3.hap1.cur.20231027, whole genome shotgun sequence containing:
- the nedd4a gene encoding E3 ubiquitin-protein ligase NEDD4 isoform X1, with product MARRLRLHFASRRSNTDPLSESLSSHGEESGVSASARSPTESLAHSSVHLKVTPLSPDYGNLQRYSSVFIPKVNTGGCSKKSILQISLQPCGKLSGELEGSAEDGEPGGCEGGAGSGSDGGSCSSSMASDAGYCSSNSIFEPEAPEQHRTVQERSLPCCKSKVPLRRCSSLVIFPKSPCSTPPASPVSPVALPALPPARGSHQTSLQTSASESSQDDEEVTCKGSTATALNGRRLSKGSCSSAECRDGKHMVQFNVPLQDEPKCKTEDRSKIMERSAMLDRSNRHSSSVLLHFAHQRPVISGKGATARATVSVEHPEASYPAPQPEGEQDPHKKLYRSTSACLFSSAKPSEKNHKVSPGGRGQERPEETHCHRAIQRSFSLEVPYPNTEISCHVSNPNLTSPCSPHVHIHLSPCSPAKVSSSVADVNTSHKGDYIPKNPGQNPKTRDDFLGQVDVPLHQIPTENPNTERPYTFKDFLLHPRSHKSRVKGHLRLKMTYLPKDSASDEDAPDQTEDTDPGWEFLEGQDMSGPRHNHQLPALPPGWEERQDNLGRTYYVNHESRTTQWHRPTIQDSEVETQRRQDINMEAQHAFITRRQISDHDENDRRESPESWEIITEDDSTFYHSSNQLSSPPPLEFHAFCEDLENIQVSGATPGEQRTSQTDHASNSSHSSHRGSAQTSTGEEHPVNPVLLPTSVGLPPGWEEKQDSKGRRYYVNHNSQTTTWTRPLVQTTSEAAAQSVLSQSPTVYHPPMSPEESPQHSPCPEPTYECGFMPAGWEVRSSPSGRPFFIDHNTKTTTWEDPRLKIPVHMRRRPSLDPADLGPLPPGWEERVHSDGRIFYIDHNTRTTQWDDPRLQNSAITGPAVPYSRDYKQKYDYFRKKLKKPADIPNRFEMKLRRNAVLEDSYRRILSVKRADFLKARLWVEFEGEKGLDYGGVAREWFFLISKEMFNPYYGLFEYSATDNYTLQINPNSGLCNEDHLSYFKFIGRVAGMAVYHGKLLDAFFIRPFYKMMLQKPITLQDMESVDSEYFNSLMWILENDPTDLDLRFTIDEELFGQTHQHELKPGGTEIVVTDENKKEYIHLVMQWRFVNRIQKQMTAFKEGFYELIPQDLVKIFDENELELLMCGLGDVDVNDWRENTKYKNGYCSNQPVIQWFWKTVLLMDAEKRIRLLQFVTGTSRVPMNGFAELYGSNGPQLFTIEQWGTRDKLPRAHTCFNRLDLPPYESFEELREKLHIAIENAQGFDGVD
- the nedd4a gene encoding E3 ubiquitin-protein ligase NEDD4-like isoform X2, with the translated sequence MAALSPQIRGLQTDEEESRILRVKVVAGVGLAKKDILGASDPYTRLSLYDPVNGELTSLQTKTIKKTLHPKWNEEFYFRVDPRKHRLLLEVFDENRLTRDDFLGQVDVPLHQIPTENPNTERPYTFKDFLLHPRSHKSRVKGHLRLKMTYLPKDSASDEDAPDQTEDTDPGWEFLEGQDMSGPRHNHQLPALPPGWEERQDNLGRTYYVNHESRTTQWHRPTIQDSEVETQRRQDINMEAQHAFITRRQISDHDENDRRESPESWEIITEDDSTFYHSSNQLSSPPPLEFHAFCEDLENIQVSGATPGEQRTSQTDHASNSSHSSHRGSAQTSTGEEHPVNPVLLPTSVGLPPGWEEKQDSKGRRYYVNHNSQTTTWTRPLVQTTSEAAAQSVLSQSPTVYHPPMSPEESPQHSPCPEPTYECGFMPAGWEVRSSPSGRPFFIDHNTKTTTWEDPRLKIPVHMRRRPSLDPADLGPLPPGWEERVHSDGRIFYIDHNTRTTQWDDPRLQNSAITGPAVPYSRDYKQKYDYFRKKLKKPADIPNRFEMKLRRNAVLEDSYRRILSVKRADFLKARLWVEFEGEKGLDYGGVAREWFFLISKEMFNPYYGLFEYSATDNYTLQINPNSGLCNEDHLSYFKFIGRVAGMAVYHGKLLDAFFIRPFYKMMLQKPITLQDMESVDSEYFNSLMWILENDPTDLDLRFTIDEELFGQTHQHELKPGGTEIVVTDENKKEYIHLVMQWRFVNRIQKQMTAFKEGFYELIPQDLVKIFDENELELLMCGLGDVDVNDWRENTKYKNGYCSNQPVIQWFWKTVLLMDAEKRIRLLQFVTGTSRVPMNGFAELYGSNGPQLFTIEQWGTRDKLPRAHTCFNRLDLPPYESFEELREKLHIAIENAQGFDGVD